Proteins co-encoded in one Pleurodeles waltl isolate 20211129_DDA chromosome 1_2, aPleWal1.hap1.20221129, whole genome shotgun sequence genomic window:
- the ZBTB5 gene encoding zinc finger and BTB domain-containing protein 5: MDFPGHFEQIFQQLNYQRLHGQLCDCVIVVGNRHFKAHRSVLAACSTHFRALFTVAEGDQSMNMIQLDSEVVTAEAFAALIDMMYTSTLMLGESNVMDVLLSASHLHLNSVVKACKHYLTTRTLPMSPPSDRVQEQNARMQRSFMLQQLGLSIVSSALNSGQSTEEQSNPMTSSMRSSGVEQRATFPIRRLHKRKQSSEERARQRMRPSMEDSIISDVTQENSQSLVHSRDDFFSQDALKIVEDSKSDAIADTHEDNTIMFDQSFNTQEDSQVPSQSDNVGGNLSQLTMASQTAQAETSYDQDSACEKNVFQNENAVINLNEKEHMRVIVKSEPLSSPEPQDEVSDVTSQAEGSEPVEVEGGVASTEKIELSPESSDRSFSDPQSSTDRVGDMHLLDVSNNLEHKSPFSISNFLSKSRSVNYSTNQSNDDNIPNTTSDCRLDADAPYLISPESGPNSGHSASAMSHMDSPFNDSTDSHFVRPMQDIMGLPCAQSLGYRAADQFGMDFPRSGLGLHSLSRSIMMGSGRVGGNSFPGYRRIAPKMPVVTSVRSGQIQDSASNMNGTSSFENGHSSQQGPPQLTRASADVLSKCKKALSEHNVLVVEGARKYACKICCKTFLTLTDCKKHIRVHTGEKPYACLKCGKRFSQSSHLYKHSKTTCLRWQSNNLPSTLL; the protein is encoded by the coding sequence ATGGATTTCCCAGGACATTTTGAGCAGATTTTCCAGCAACTTAACTATCAGAGACTTCATGGGCAGCTATGTGACTGTGTCATCGTTGTGGGCAACAGACATTTTAAAGCTCATCGGTCAGTGctggcagcatgcagcacacatttcCGGGCCTTATTTACTGTAGCAGAGGGTGACCAGTCAATGAACATGATCCAGCTGGAcagtgaggtggtgactgcagaagCTTTTGCTGCCTTGATCGACATGATGTACACCTCAACACTCATGCTCGGGGAGAGCAATGTGATGGATGTTTTGTTGTCTGCCTCCCACTTGCATTTGAATTCTGTGGTAAAGGCTTGTAAGCACTACCTTACCACAAGAActttgcctatgtctcctcctagTGATAGAGTTCAAGAACAAAATGCCCGTATGCAGAGATCGTTCATGCTACAGCAGCTCGGCCTAAGTATAGTAAGCTCTGCTCTAAATTCCGGCCAGAGCACAGAGGAACAATCCAATCCAATGACTTCTTCCATGCGGAGTAGTGGCGTGGAGCAACGAGCTACTTTTCCCATACGTCGTCTTCACAAACGTAAACAATCCTCTGAAGAGAGGGCCAGGCAACGCATGAGGCCCTCCATGGAGGACTCTATAATTTCAGATGTAACACAAGAAAATAGTCAGTCTTTAGTTCATTCCCGCGATGATTTTTTTTCACAAGATGCTCTAAAAATTGTGGAGGATTCAAAGTCTGATGCCATAGCAGACACTCATGAGGATAACACTATCATGTTTGACCAGTCTTTCAACACACAAGAGGACTCCCAAGTGCCCAGCCAGTCTGATAATGTTGGAGGTAACTTGTCTCAGTTGACAATGGCATCCCAAACAGCTCAAGCAGAAACCAGCTACGACCAGGACTCAGCCTGTGAAAAAAATGTCTTCCAGAATGAAAATGCAGTGATCAATCTCAATGAGAAAGAGCATATGAGAGTCATTGTCAAATCAGAGCCCTTGAGCTCACCGGAGCCTCAGGATGAAGTTAGTGATGTGACATCTCAAGCAGAAGGAAGTGAACCTGTTGAAGTTGAAGGAGGGGTAGCAAGCACAGAAAAGATTGAACTGAGCCCTGAAAGCAGTGACCGCAGCTTTTCTGACCCACAGTCTAGCACGGACCGGGTGGGGGACATGCATTTGTTGGATGTATCCAACAATCTAGAACATAAGTCACCGTTCAGCATCTCCAACTTTTTGAGCAAAAGCAGAAGTGTCAACTATAGCACTAATCAAAGCAATGATGACAACATTCCAAACACAACTAGTGATTGCAGATTGGATGCAGATGCACCATACTTGATAAGCCCAGAGTCTGGGCCCAATAGTGGACATTCTGCATCTGCAATGTCACACATGGACAGCCCCTTTAACGACTCCACTGACTCTCATTTTGTTCGACCCATGCAGGATATAATGGGCCTTCCATGTGCACAATCTTTGGGCTACCGAGCAGCAGACCAGTTTGGAATGGACTTTCCAAGATCTGGCTTGGGGCTCCATTCTTTGTCTAGGTCAATAATGATGGGCTCTGGTAGGGTGGGAGGCAACAGTTTTCCAGGCTATCGCCGTATTGCCCCCAAAATGCCCGTTGTGACATCTGTTAGAAGTGGCCAAATACAGGACAGTGCATCTAACATGAATGGgacatcttcctttgaaaatgggcaCTCGTCACAGCAAGGCCCCCCACAGCTGACAAGGGCGTCTGCTGATGTTCTTTCAAAATGCAAAAAGGCCTTATCTGAGCACAATGTCTTAGTTGTTGAAGGTGCTCGTAAATATGCATGTAAAATATGTTGCAAGACTTTCTTGACCTTAACAGACTGCAAGAAGCACATCCGTGTGCACACCGGGGAGAAACCTTACGCCTGCTTGAAATGTGGGAAACGATTCAGCCAGTCCAGCCATTTGTACAAACATTCCAAAACAACGTGTCTCAGGTGGCAAAGCAATAACCTTCCTAGTACTTTGCTTTAA